A window of the Arachis duranensis cultivar V14167 chromosome 5, aradu.V14167.gnm2.J7QH, whole genome shotgun sequence genome harbors these coding sequences:
- the LOC107490855 gene encoding probable pectinesterase 8, translating into MPSPGVEGAQAVAIRISGDQAEFKGCGFFGAQDTLHDDKGRHYFRDCYIQGSIDFIFGDGRSFYENCEIVSIANPVPQGYRSINGAVTAHGRVSMDDNTGFVFVNSTIGGSGRIWLGRAWRPYSRVVFVSTTMSDIIAPEGWNDFNDPSRDQTIFYGEYNCSGPGASMAMRAPYVQRLNDTQALPFLNITFIDGDQWLENYTQLIT; encoded by the exons TAGCAATCAGAATATCAGGAGATCAAGCTGAATTCAAGGGTTGTGGATTCTTTGGAGCACAAGACACCCTTCATGATGATAAGGGTCGCCATTACTTCAGGGATTGCTATATCCAAGGCTCAATTGATTTCATATTTGGCGATGGAAGGTCCTTTTACGAG AATTGTGAAATAGTTTCTATAGCGAATCCAGTGCCACAAGGATACAGGAGCATAAATGGTGCAGTGACAGCTCATGGAAGAGTATCCATGGATGATAACACAGGATTTGTGTTTGTGAACAGCACAATAGGAGGGAGTGGGAGAATATGGTTAGGAAGGGCATGGAGACCATACTCACGTGTTGTTTTTGTGTCAACAACAATGTCAGATATCATTGCCCCTGAAGGTTGGAACGATTTCAATGACCCTTCAAGGGATCA GACCATATTCTATGGAGAGTACAATTGCTCTGGTCCCGGAGCTAGCATGGCAATGAGGGCACCATATGTGCAGAGATTAAACGATACACAAGCTCTTCCattcctcaacataacttttATTGATGGTGACCAATGGTTGGAAAATTAC